TCAGGTCTAGCGTTTTGAGTGACAACCCCAGACACGCGGCGATCTCTCTCTGCGTGTTGCCGCGCAGCACCAAATTCAGTACCTGTTGCTCGCGCCGCGTCCACGACAAATTCCTATTTGTCCCAGGCACCCAGCCGCGGAGGATGCCGTGCCGCAGCAATGCGGCACGCCCGGAGACCCCCAGGGCCCTGTAGACGCGCTTCGCCAGGGCTGCAACGCTGTGGCGCCGGAGCCCCAGCTCCTGCCCGATCTCTCTGTACCGTTTGCCGGCGAGCAGACCTGCGCACACTTGATGTTCCCGAGGCGTTAGTCGTTCCATCCCGCCACCTCCTGGCTCTGAATCATCTGTGCCCGCGCGCGCAGCCCGTTTCTGTACCAGCGCACCGGGAGGATAGATATGTGGTCCGACCCCAGCGCGCGCTCGATTTCGTAGAGGATGCACGCGAGCAGCGTGACCGACTCGATGCCAAGCCGTGACCCGGTGTACCCCGCCCCAAACGCCTCTGCCCGGCTAACGGGAATGCGCAGGCGCTCCACGTCATATCGCACAGGCGACTGCAGCCGGATAGTCTCGGCCACCCACATGATACGGACCGCCCACTCAGCCGGAGTGACGACGGCGAGGTGGTAGAGGATGCGCGCCCAGACCTCGGCCTGATTCGTCGGCATCATCGTGCTCATCTCCCACCCTAGCCCCATGAGCTCCTCGTACGATGGCATCCACGTTGTCTCCTCGATCATTGGCTCTCTCCTTCCTCGATGATTTGCATCTGCTGGATCCTGATCGCCGGCCTGTAGCACGGCACCATCTCTGGCCCCGTATAGTCATCCAGAATCAGGTCAATGGCCCCGACGAGCATCACCGCATCACCCTCGCTGGCCCATGCAATTGATCCAGCAACCGACCCCTGGGCAAAACAGGTATGCCGATATTCGAGCAACACGCACGTGCCCGTGTGATCCGGCCACTCGCCACAGCTGCGCAGCTCGAAATACACGTAGAACGTCGTCCCCGGCGGGACAATGCGCATGATCGGCTCAGTCGCGATCCGACCGCTGAGCTCTACTCTGTTTGTGTCGATTGGTTGCATCCGATCCTCCTTTGGTTAGGAGGCGTGACTGAGTTGGCCCGTAGGGGCTATACTCCCAAGATGACACGCGGGAAACTACAGGTGGTCAGGCTGCAGGAGTACGATTGTCCATTTAAAATCGAGAAGAAGAGAATCGTGAGAGCGATGAGTGCATGGAAGAAGAGACTCAATGGGACGATTCTAGATCTAAGAGGATCAGTACGGCCGTCTGCGCACCCGGAAGATTTTGAGAAGATCCGTCAGTCTGTGAAACTCACACTTGGGAAGAGGTACGGCGGAGGAGGATCTTCGTAGAAACCTAGCCGCTCAGATTCGCGGACGAGCTCATCGAGCACGCGCCGGCGTGCTGCTTTTTCCTCGTCGGTCCTTGTGCGCGACTCGTCCATCACAGAATTCTGGTCCTGGGGGTCTGGCGATGTCAATGCACCCTGTGCACACGCATCACGTAGCGGGCTTGAGAGGAGGTCAAATTGCCGTTATAGGCGAGAAGGGCTAAGTCCTGAGACCCGTAGTGCCTAGTGAGGTCTCTCAGATATCGAGCCGCCAGGTTAATTTGGGCGACAGGACGAGCGGACTCCCGCACTAACCGCACCGGCTCCTGCTTAAAGTCCTCGGTATATCGACGTCGTGTGACGACTGCCATTCTGCCATCCGATTTCCTCATTCTGCTCCTTATGGAAGTGTCTGTACAATCGGGGGAGGCTCAGGATTAACCTGAAAACTGGGTCCGGCCCGACGATGCCGGTCAACTCCACTGCGTTGGTATCGATGTGATTGGGCATGCATTGGATGGCTCGGGACCATTTAAGGGGGGGGGGGGGATAGAATCACGGCGACCGAATCCTGTCGCTGGGTGTCGGACCGTATGATCCCCTCTCAATCAATCTACCTCAACATCGACTGAGCCGTCGCAACGGATTGGGGGGGGTGATGAAATCAGGTGTTCCGCGTGTGGGCAAAGGAATATCGATAGATGCAAGCATCCGAAAAAGAGGATATGTCCCAACTCTGCCACCCAACGGTTGAAAGATCACCGTTGGTCTCACGGTCGAAAGATCACCGTCAGATTGGCAGAGTGAGCTGCGTCGCGGGAGCACCGAGGGACTGGGAGGGGGTCACGCGGCCGAGTGGCAGATCGGGAAAGTTTTTCAGGGAGTACAAAATGACCTTTTTTTTATCTGCAATTGGTTCAATCTTTGCCTCCGCACAGCTTTTAATAGAGAAGACCTTGTTAAGATTTTTCCAGATCGCAGGAGCGGCTTTGATCGCTTCTTGAACTTTCTCAAGAGGAATCTTGTCGGAACACTTGATGAGTAAGTGGAAATGTAATTTATTGTCCTTGCTGAACTTAATGGTCCGGTTTCCCGAAAGCAGGCCCTGTGACTGTCGCCGCAGCTTCGCGCTCGTTTTCTTATCACTGCCTTTATCGGCAAATGCAAAAATGAGTGGCTGGCGTTTCTTGTTGTCGGATGAGTACCAGTGGGGCCCGAGGAGTTCTTGGTAGTAATCCTTTATGAATTGATCCAACAGCCGATATGCCAATTTCATGTTGAATTTCCCGCCTAAGGTAAGGGTGCCAAAATGGGTAAATCCTTTCCTGAATATAAATGTGTTCCACGCTGGCTTTTCGTCAATCGTCCCGATGTCCAAGATCTCATCGATAACATGGCCCATCTCATCCTTATTTAGGCTGCGCCAGAAAGAGAGGCGTTCCGATGGTGAAAGCTTCTCTAGCGCACTAAGGAGTTGGTCGCCCAGCACTGCATCCTCCGCATCATCAACCTGCTTTGGATATTCTGAGATCACTATATTCAGAGGTCCCTTTGGGCGCGGCCGATTCCCTTTGAGGCGATACATAGACAATTCCCCCTCCCGGCAGATCTTCCGTGAGCGTGACGAAGGACTATCCTGGGATTGGCAGGGCCCTATGCCAGAATTGGCGGAAGGCGAGACAATGCCACGCTGTAGGCGTCACGCTACGGAGCGATATGTGATGAAGGACCGACTTTATGATCGGTCCAGATGAGGATGGCGCGGGATTGGGCCATCCACCGGAGGCAGGCGTCTCGCCTGATCTGGTACCTTGCGCGCCATGCAGATGCATGAGGGGCGAGGTGCCGCCGCCCATGACAGGCAGCGGGAAGCTAGGTCATCGCTTGATACGATAACCATTTACTTTTTAGTATGCGGCAGATACAGAATCCTTGTCAAGTCTTGGCCAGAGCCAGTTTCAGCCATTCTTCCGTCGCGACCTCGGCGAGAAACATCTATAGAGTGCTAGAAGTAGAGAGGCGGGATAGAGCATAGCTGTGCACGGGAATCGATTTGTGCTCAGGATTGATCCCCTGCCTTTTGGCAAAGGCATGCTTCCAAGAAATCTTCGCAAGTTTGCCCCTTCTCAAAGAGCTGACATTTATTCATGCTTGTGTCATCCCCGACCCAATTACCCCCAAAGGAGTGAATGACAACGCCCTTGATTATTCACTAAATCATTGAAAATCATGGAATGGAAGACCGGAGTCATTCCCAGATTACCTCACAAGCGAGATATTCCCGAAGCACGATTCTGACTCTATATCCGCCGCCAGAATCGACCCTATAGCGATAGTTGCCATCCTGAACAATCAACCATCCCTCACTGAAAACGTCGGAGCCAGCCACCAGGAGCCGTTGCATGGCGCGACTACCAACTTCCGGCCACAAACCCATATCGTGGCCATCTTCGAACGCCGATCGCTCCGTCGCAACCATGACTGCAAGCGGTCTGAAGCCGACGTAGGACGGCAGGTCGATCTGCGGTTCGTTCTGTTCGAAAGCCATATGGCATCTTGCGAGCTTCAACACGACTGCTTTTACACGATCGTGCTCTACGGACCATTGAGATTGGCCGTCGTATTCTCTTTTGGCACCTTGCAAGCGCCGTAGCAATGCAGGGCTCTGAGTCAGCTTTCGAGCGATCCTCGGGCGTCGGATCGTCGCAGGATCGACATCACCCGCAATAAGGCATTCAAGCAGACAGGCAAGATATTCCTCGTCAGGAGACAACGCATTATTGCAGCTAAGGCAGGACGGGCACACCATGAGGTTCTCTGGATAGGGTTCATCGAGAAGCACTTTGGACGGTACGTGGTCACTCGTTTCGTCAGCGCGGCCGCAGTGAACGCAGAACCCCTTATTCCTCAGGTCTCCATAACAGGGGAAATATTGCAATTCTCTCTCCGTGCTCGCGTGGCTACCTACCTAAGAAACGGCGAAGGCGAGAGGTGATCTGCACATTCCTTCGCAGATCGCATTCCCAGATGACAAGCACGCGCCAATCTTTTGTCTCAAGTGCAGCAACATTGGCAGCGTCGCGCGCGCGGTTTCGCGCAAGTTTGTTCCGCCAATAATTTACATTCGTTTTGGGAGTTCGGCATCCTCGTCTGCAATCGTGTCCGTGCCAGAAGCACCCATGCACAAACACCACCTTACGCCGCCCGATAAAGACTAAGTCTGGTTTGCCCGGCAAATCTTTCCGATGGAGCCGATAGCGATAGCCCAGCCCAAACACTAAACGGCGCACTTGCATTTCCGGAGCGGTGTCGCGTCCCTTCACTGCACGCATGATGCGACTGCGCTTTTCCGTCGGACAGTTCGTGCCCATCCCCCTTGTCAATCTGATGCGACTTTGGTTGCAAAAATGCACGACTCTACCGTGCCGGGCGCCGCAAGGATGGGCCACCAGAACCTATGCCCTGACCAACCAAGATCTTTCGTTCCTTCTTGCTGAAGAACAATGAGGGCCGGCTTCGACCGGCTTGGATCAAGCACCAATCGCCGAATATCGGAGCCACCCAGAATTGAAAGACCCGATTTGTCACCAGACTTTTCTCTCGAAAGTCGCCGCCCTGTTTCAGCTACCAGAAGGACTTTACCGTCACCACCATCCCGTACGTCCGAGTAGTAATCGATAAGACCGCGCAATGCGTCCCATTCAAACTCGTTGTCGGAAAACTCTAAAGTCGTCTCTATTAATTTCAAAATATCTAGGGCCTCTTTGCGGTCGATCTCGACGAATGCCTTCTTGTCCCGAATGTCGATTGGGATCATCTTACCCAAAGCGTCTTGCGCTTTCCTCATGTCGCGGCCTGTACGGGTTTGAAAGCCAGTTGGCAGATAGAGGCCATTCGGCCTCATTGCGACAATATTGCTCAGAAGCACCTTATTGGGCGCACAAGGCCGCACCCTGCCTCCCACATCGGATTGGATGAATACGACGCCTTGCTCGTGAGTGCCGTTCTCAAACGCTTCGCGCAAAGCATTTTCAAAGGCATTGATCGTATAAAGACGGTCATACACGTCTAGTGATGTGTGAAAGCGCGTTACTGCAAGATCACGGCGGTCGCGGTTACCATACATTCGAGAATGCTGAAGAACAGTGTCAGCCTGCATTGTTTTGGGATTGCGGCCGTAGTAGAACGCAATCAGATTAGGGATAGTAATGCCTCGGTCGAGAATGTTTCCACCAACAAATATGTTGTACGGGGTTCTTAACTTGAGCTCGGCTTTATCGTCCAGAAGCGCCATGACGTCTTTGTCGGAGTTCACCGTTTCCCGCACCACATCGTCGCTTTGCAGCGCCTCGATAAACATCTTGAAAGCCAACCCCTTATTTGGCATTCGCCCTCGATTGGCTTGGACTGAGACGTTCAAGTCTGCGTATGCGGCATCAAAAAGTGGATTGAGCGTTTTGGGTGCCGTGGCTGCCTCTTTAGTAATTGCTTCGAATACCCACTCGATGACCTGATTTTGCCACGTGTGCGCTGCTTTCTGCGTGTCATTATGGATAATCATCGAGTATTTGCGTTTCTTCTCCCCGACTTCTTCCTGCTGCCAACGCCGTATGCACGCACCAAGAATGAACGTGATTATTGCGCGTACCAATCCAGTGGTGTTCGGCGAATCCAACACGCGACCTGCATTAATACGACGTTGATCGGGCTTGCGGAGGGCGTCTTGTTCTTCGCGCTGTACTTCGACGATTAGGTGTGAGCGCGGGTCGTCATCGTCGGTAGATATGAAATAGTCGTCGCCGCCGACATAGCCGCTGTGAATTGGTAAGAGTTCTGTGAAAGCCGGCTTCTTGGGCTTAAAGACGTAGCTTTCTTCGCCTGCTGGTTCGTACTTTTCAGGTTGAAGATAGAGAGAGTATGGCGTTGCTGTAACCTGAAGAAATGCGACTTTAGCGACGAGCCGCCGCAAGTCGTCCATTTGCTCAGCGATTTTACCTTGCTCGATATCTTCAGGGTGTTCTCTTGAGGGGACGAAACGAATGCTTGCCAAGTCGGCTTCGTCGTCAATTAAAAGGACGTTCCGACTTTTTAGATCAGGGTAATCTTTATCGAAAAACTGAATTAGTCGCCGTAGGTTAGCCGTTTGTTTTTTTGCTACGATTACAAGTTTTCGTCGCAGTTCGCTTTTAATTAACTTTCCCGGCAGTTGCATGATATCGAGGACAAGAAACTCATCTTCTTCGATAAACTCGCTAAAGTCACTGGCCAAACGCGCCACTGTTTGGGCGGATAATGTTTTGGTTCCTTTTGTCAGAACGACAGCGATATCAAAGCCGCGATCAAAAGCGCAAGCAATAACACCGACAAAGGCGCGGGTCTTCCCAGACTGTATTTTCCCGAGAAGCATGCCAGGACGATCACTGGTAGTGGAGGTGTCTTCTAATTGTTTGACAACCCGATCGATGCACGCCGCAAGCTCGTCATCGTCTTGACGGCGGTATCGGAGCCGAGCGTAGAACCCTGTTGTCATAAACTTAACCTTCCAAGATGTTGATGTGTTTTCTGGGCCGTATAGGGCTCCTCACCTCTTGTATCGTCTGCCGCCCTGCGGCGGCATCTTTGTCATGATCGCCTGATTGCGGTGGGACCGGACTGGCGCTGAACAACAGCGTTACGCGTGATTGTGGTGGCACGCACGGTATCCGCGCCCTCATGCGAGACCGCAAAATTCACATAGTTAAGATCATTGTTATCCACACGGAAGCAGTTCGCGAAGGCCTGCAGTAGCTCCACATCCTGCAGCCGCTGCGGAGGAGGATTTGGGTTGTTGCGGGGGGATGGGATCGTCGCCGGCAACAGGTAAATGCAGGGGGGCGGCAAACGGTAGTGACTTAACGCAGTGATACGCGGATCGTTTTCGCCGGTCAGCTTTGGACAGGGGCGGCCAACCGTGCCACACACCATGTCCCAGATGATAACTCCGTCTACGCGTTGCTCCCGTGAAATGATTTCCGCGCTCAACCGCGTATGAATCCCCGACCAAGCATTGAGTTGCGGGTCAGCTCCTGGATTTGTGCAAACGCTCCAAATGATGAATTCTTGCGCGTGCGGGGGGCGCTCGAAAATGTTGGTGTTATTGCCGTCAAGGCAGCCCTTCAGCTCGATCACTGCCACACGTCCGCTCGGCATGGTCACTGTGTAATCGTGGCGGTTTTCGCTGCCTGCCGAATTCCATTCCCTGATGAAATTTCCGTCCTGCATGTGATTCAGGATGTGCTGCACAAACTCGCGCTTATCGCGCATCGTGGCGGCGAACTGGCCGCGAATCCGCTCGATCGCTCCCCTGAAGAGGCCGCTATTATAGAACTCCAGCTCGTCGAGGCCGTGTTCGCCAAGCTGGTGCGACTGCGTTTTCAGGACTTCAGCGAACTCACGAATTTTGATTTGCAGCTCTGCGTTTTGCTGACAAGGAATCACGCTCACGCGGCGACCCGTGAGCGTGAGATCCGCGCTGCCAGCAGCGGTTCGAAGATATGCTGCGCCAGGTGACGCACCACGGGAACCGCCACGCCATCTCCGGTCAGATGATAAGCCTCGTTGTAGCTCGCCGGTAGTTCGTAGTCATCAGGCAGTCCCATCAGGCGCGCCGTTTCGCGCGGCGAAATCAACCGCGACCGCACGGTCTTTCCATCGACGATCACGATCACTTGGCGACTCGATCCTCCGGCTGGCGTACGCAGACAGCCAGCAATGTCATCAAATCGAATTTCCGCCCGTTGCACCTTGCGCCCAACTTCATCGACCCGTGTTCGCTTATAAACGGCACCAACGATGCGTCGACCGGAGGCTTTAGCTTGGTTGACTTTCTCGCGGTTGGTGTCGCTCATCATCTTCAACAGCTTCGCCGTCTCGCTGGCCGTATGCCATTCGACGCCCACCGGATTATCTTCAATCAAGTCCGCGAACGTACCCGATCGCCTCGCCGGTGCCGAGGGATTCCACCAGAGCCACCTGTCTTTAACGCTTTTGGAGAGCTTCTCGTAAGCATTTAGCAGCCCGCGCGGATGCCACAATGCCGAGGCACCTTCTGCTGTGATGCTCGGCACCATCGGTGCCAAGTCATCGCGGATGCCAATCACGAACAGGCGTGGGCGAGATTGTGGTACGAAACGCACAGCATCCACGATGACAGCACCAAAATAGTAACCTGCTTTAACGAAGGTGGAGCAGATCGCGGCGAAATCTTTGCCGCCATGCGAGGTAAGCGTGCCACATACATTCTCAAGCACAATCAGCTTTGGTCCTCTTTCCTCTTCAATCAAGCCTTGCATCAGACGCCAAAACGGCCAAAACGTGCCGGATCGGTCGCCCTTGAGGCCCGCGCCAGCGCCGGCCAAGGAAAGGTCTTGGCACGGGAATGAAGCCCAGGCGAGATCAGCGATGCCAGGCACATCCGATGTCACGAGCGCACCGACGTCGGCCACCTTCAGCACGTCAGGCGTTTCCCAATTCTTTCGATAGATAACGCTTTTCTTGACATCGAACTCATTGGCGAAGACACAACGCCACTTTGCGCCAAGCCCAGCTCGCGCCATTCCGGCACCGGCAAAAAACTCATAGAATGTATGCGTTGCAGCCATCAGGCAGTCTCTCGGTTGAACAACGGCCACTGGTCATTAACGTACTTTTCCGCCGCATCCCTGACGATCCAGGCCACGGAAACTTTCTTGCCTTTGGCAATTCGTTCCAGCGTGCTGTAAAGCTCTGGCGGAAACGTCACTGAGGCTCGCGTGTTTTTGCGCCTGACTTTTGGTGGCGCGGGCCGTTTGGAATTAGGCACCGTAATCCTCATCAACTGAAGATGCACCACATTACATCATGCCGGTGCAAATGGGAATACCTAATCATGTCATGCCCAGGGCATTCCCGGTCGTGCTCGCGCCAAAGGGCTGGTGCTACGCGCTCCGCACGTACGCCGGTGGGGCCGAGGCGGAAAGCGGAGCACCGGGAGCAACGCCTAGCGAGCGGCATGAACTCCCTAATCTGAAGCCGTCAAGCCATCATAGTCACGTCGCCCCCTTCTTGCACCATCAGGAGCCCACTACCCTTGACAGCCTCTCTTGCCATATGTGACCATTGGTCACTTATGCAACCGGCTGAATTTCGGCAGACCCGTCACCTCCTTGGCCTTACGCAGGACCAACTTGCCCAAAAGATCCGCACCACGCGGCGCTCGATCATTCGCTATGAAGACGGAAGCCGGCGTATCCCGGGCCTGGCGGAAATCGCCCTGCTCTACCTGGCCAGGGGGCACCTCCAGATAGCTGGGATCGTGGCCGCCGGGGCACCGATCGAGCCGATTCCACAAACCGAGCCTGTGGAGGTCCCTAAGAGCATGATCGGTCGTGGCGAGACCTTTGCTCTGCGGGTGAAAGGTGAGTCGATGCGGGATGAGGGCATTCTTCCCGGGGACGTGGTCGTCGTCCAGAAACAGGCGACCGCCCGAAACGGCCAGACGGTCATTGCCCTCGTGAATGGGGAGGCGACGATCAAGACCTACCGGCGCAAGAACGGGGTGGTCGAACTCCAGCCCGCCAACGACACGATGCAGCCGATCGTCGTCAAAGAAACCGATACCTTCCAGATCGAAGGGATCGTCGTGGGCGTCATCCGGCATCTCAAAAGGTAGGTGGGTCATCGCGCATTGTGAGTTCGTCTCATGGATCGTCAGATTGTCTGCGTTGCCATTCCATCGTTCGAGATTGCGGTCGCGCGCCAGCACGACCCGACGCTGTCCACCCGTCCGCTCGCGATTGCCCCACTAACGACCCCGCGTGCGCTGCTTCGTGATGTCTCACCGGAAGCGGCCCAAGACGGCCTCTCCGTCGGCATGCCGCTCGAGCATGCAAGACAGCTCTGCCCCTCCCTCCACGTTCTTGCCCCGAACCCCTCTCGCGTCCAGCGCGCGGATCAGTCACTGCTGAGCGTGGTGACCCGCTATGCCCCGGTGTGGGAACCCTCGCAGCCGGGCTCGTTCCTGATGGATGTGACTGGCACGGCGAAATTGTTTGGCCCAGCCTGCGATGTGGCGGCAAAGGTCCAACAAGAGATCCTGGCCCGGTATCGCTTTGAAGGCATGGCCGGCGTGGGCAGCAATAAGCTGGTGGCGCATACTGCCGCCAGCTTGGTGGAGCCTTCAGAACTGTACGATGTCCGGCCCGGGTCTGAGCAGGTCTTCATGTCGCCGCTTTCCGTCCGTACCTTGCCCGGGCTCCATCGGCCTTGCATGCGGACCGTGCTGAACCGGCTCGACGATTTGAACCTGCTCACCTTGGGAGACGTGGCCGAGAGCCCGCTTGAGGCGTTGACCCTCGTCCTCGGCGACTATGCTGGCCAACTGTCGCGCTGGGCCCAGGGGATCGATCATGTCCCCGTGCTGCCTCCCGCCATTCAACCGGGGCTGGAAGAGACCACCGTCATCGATCCCGATGAGATTGATGATCGGGTGCTCTGGGGGCGACTCCAAGATGTCTTGCAATGGCTCTGCCGCACACTGCGGAGCCAACGGCGGGTCTGCGGGATCCTCTCACTCACGATCCGCTATAGCGATCAGGTCGAGCTTACGAAACGGGCTCCTCTCTCATCGGAGACCTGCTGGGAGGTTGATCTCTCGCCCGTGCTTTCCTCTCTGTTCCAGCGGAGCTTTCGCCGCCGCGTCCGGCTTCGTGCGATGACCGTCAGTCTGACCGGTCTCACGGCCTACGCCGAACAAGGCTCGCTGTTCACGGACCAGCCCACTGAAACGCAGCGACGGCAGG
This genomic window from Nitrospira sp. contains:
- a CDS encoding DNA cytosine methyltransferase, whose translation is MAATHTFYEFFAGAGMARAGLGAKWRCVFANEFDVKKSVIYRKNWETPDVLKVADVGALVTSDVPGIADLAWASFPCQDLSLAGAGAGLKGDRSGTFWPFWRLMQGLIEEERGPKLIVLENVCGTLTSHGGKDFAAICSTFVKAGYYFGAVIVDAVRFVPQSRPRLFVIGIRDDLAPMVPSITAEGASALWHPRGLLNAYEKLSKSVKDRWLWWNPSAPARRSGTFADLIEDNPVGVEWHTASETAKLLKMMSDTNREKVNQAKASGRRIVGAVYKRTRVDEVGRKVQRAEIRFDDIAGCLRTPAGGSSRQVIVIVDGKTVRSRLISPRETARLMGLPDDYELPASYNEAYHLTGDGVAVPVVRHLAQHIFEPLLAARISRSRVAA
- the lexA gene encoding transcriptional repressor LexA, with amino-acid sequence MQPAEFRQTRHLLGLTQDQLAQKIRTTRRSIIRYEDGSRRIPGLAEIALLYLARGHLQIAGIVAAGAPIEPIPQTEPVEVPKSMIGRGETFALRVKGESMRDEGILPGDVVVVQKQATARNGQTVIALVNGEATIKTYRRKNGVVELQPANDTMQPIVVKETDTFQIEGIVVGVIRHLKR
- a CDS encoding LuxR C-terminal-related transcriptional regulator, with protein sequence MERLTPREHQVCAGLLAGKRYREIGQELGLRRHSVAALAKRVYRALGVSGRAALLRHGILRGWVPGTNRNLSWTRREQQVLNLVLRGNTQREIAACLGLSLKTLDLTLRAMRQYAGAETTAVLVRLAVEQVAGMV
- a CDS encoding Z1 domain-containing protein; protein product: MTTGFYARLRYRRQDDDELAACIDRVVKQLEDTSTTSDRPGMLLGKIQSGKTRAFVGVIACAFDRGFDIAVVLTKGTKTLSAQTVARLASDFSEFIEEDEFLVLDIMQLPGKLIKSELRRKLVIVAKKQTANLRRLIQFFDKDYPDLKSRNVLLIDDEADLASIRFVPSREHPEDIEQGKIAEQMDDLRRLVAKVAFLQVTATPYSLYLQPEKYEPAGEESYVFKPKKPAFTELLPIHSGYVGGDDYFISTDDDDPRSHLIVEVQREEQDALRKPDQRRINAGRVLDSPNTTGLVRAIITFILGACIRRWQQEEVGEKKRKYSMIIHNDTQKAAHTWQNQVIEWVFEAITKEAATAPKTLNPLFDAAYADLNVSVQANRGRMPNKGLAFKMFIEALQSDDVVRETVNSDKDVMALLDDKAELKLRTPYNIFVGGNILDRGITIPNLIAFYYGRNPKTMQADTVLQHSRMYGNRDRRDLAVTRFHTSLDVYDRLYTINAFENALREAFENGTHEQGVVFIQSDVGGRVRPCAPNKVLLSNIVAMRPNGLYLPTGFQTRTGRDMRKAQDALGKMIPIDIRDKKAFVEIDRKEALDILKLIETTLEFSDNEFEWDALRGLIDYYSDVRDGGDGKVLLVAETGRRLSREKSGDKSGLSILGGSDIRRLVLDPSRSKPALIVLQQEGTKDLGWSGHRFWWPILAAPGTVESCIFATKVASD